From Pagrus major chromosome 6, Pma_NU_1.0, one genomic window encodes:
- the dusp7 gene encoding dual specificity protein phosphatase 7: protein MKINHLWRGSVIVTIMMMSSKSVEWLQEELESGASSLLLLDCRPHELYESSHIESAINLAIPGLMLRRLKKGNLPIRSIIPNNEDKEKFVKRCKTDVVVLYDEAAPERQESGLGSSVLGLLLQKLRDDGCKAFYLEGGFNKFQSEYPEHCETNLDCSCPSSSPPASVLGLGGLRISSDCSDGESDREPGSATESEGSPLPNNQPAFPVQILPYLYLGCAKDSTNLDVLSKYNIKYILNVTPNLPNMFEHEGDFKYKQIPISDHWSQNLSQFFPEAISFIDEARSKKCGILVHCLAGISRSVTVTVAYLMQKLNLSLNDAYDFVKRKKSNISPNFNFMGQLLDFERTLGLNSPCDNRSTSPTHDQLFFTTPTNHNVFQLDTLEST from the exons ATGAAAATTAATCATCTGTGGAGAGGCTCTGTGATCGTGACTATTATGATGATGTCGAGTAAGAGCGTGGAGtggctgcaggaggagctggagtcCGGGGccagctctctgctgctgctggactgcAGACCCCATGAGCTGTACGAGTCCTCGCACATCGAGTCGGCCATCAACCTGGCCATCCCGGGCCTCATGCTCCGGAGGCTGAAGAAGGGCAACCTCCCCATCCGCTCCATCATCCCCAACAACGAGGACAAGGAGAAATTCGTGAAGCGCTGCAAGACGGACGTGGTGGTTCTGTACGACGAGGCGGCTCCGGAGCGGCAGGAGTCCGGGCTGGGGAGCTCCGTGCTGGGGCTGCTCCTGCAGAAACTGCGGGACGACGGGTGCAAGGCTTTCTATCTGGAGG GGGGCTTCAACAAGTTCCAGTCGGAGTACCCCGAGCACTGCGAGACCAATCTGGACTGCTCCTGTCCCAGCAGCTCCCCACCAGCCTCCGTCCTCGGCCTGGGAGGGCTCCGCATCAGCTCCGACTGCTCGGACGGGGAATCTGACCGCGAGCCGGGCAGCGCCACAGAATCCGAGGGCAGCCCGCTCCCCAACAACCAGCCAGCGTTTCCCGTCCAGATCCTGCCGTACCTTTACCTGGGCTGTGCCAAAGACTCCACCAACCTGGATGTGCTCAGCAAGTACAATATCAAGTACATCCTCAACGTGACGCCCAACCTGCCCAACATGTTCGAACATGAAGGGGACTTCAAGTACAAACAGATCCCCATCTCCGATCACTGGAGCCAGAACCTCTCGCAGTTTTTCCCCGAGGCCATTTCATTCATCG ATGAGGCCCGCTCCAAAAAGTGCGGCATTCTCGTGCACTGTCTGGCCGGGATCAGCCGCTCGGTGACCGTCACGGTGGCCTATCTGATGCAGAAGCTCAACCTGTCGCTCAACGACGCGTACGACTTCGTCAAGCGGAAAAAGTCCAACATCTCCCCGAACTTCAACTTCATGGGCCAGCTCCTGGACTTTGAGCGGACGCTGGGCCTCAACAGCCCCTGTGACAACCGCTCGACCTCCCCGACACACGACCAGCTCTTCTTCACCACCCCGACCAATCACAACGTGTTTCAGCTGGACACGCTGGAGTCCACATGA